GCACTGTCAAGAAATGAATTTGAATCCCTTTCTTTATCTTTGTAAAACAGCTTTTGATCCTGGTGGTGCAAGCCAGTTGGCCCGGCCAGCAGCTTCTTCAATTCTCCTACACTCCCGTCGATAAAATCCATTAATGGTAAACTATACATACCATAGAAACGAGAgtataaaaaaagaaaagaaaaaagattaTTGAATAAATAGTTGACAATTACCAAAGCTGGCCTGAGAGTTGATATGAATTTCATGGTATACCGACCCATATTTGACGCGCACGCGAATTGGAGGCGGGGGGACGTGGTTTTGATCTGCTTCCGTCCGCTTCTGAACCAGCATTCCGCCGGGCCTAAGCTCCCATGGTTTCTCACCGACTTCACCACGGCCTCCTCCTCGGCCAAAACCAACACCACAGCCGTCCGCCAAACTACCGTTCATTTGCGGCAACACATTACTCTTAGTCCTCATCCTCATCATTTTGGATTTGCCAAGTTATATTTTCTCTAGCTCGCGGTTGAAATATAAAGAGAACCTCGCCTTTTAGCAGATCAAAGCATTAACTACGATCTGACCTAGAGCTAATTTGTACATATCCCTTCCAAGGAAATGAGACAAAATCCGAAAACTCCCAGGAAACACACAGCCAACAGTTTAAATTTCATGAAAATTACACGAGTCAACAATATAGCCACGCGTCTGTACACGAAAATCTTTTACCTATAATTCTAACCACTGCAGCAGTAAATGTATCCAACGAAAAGCCAAAAGAATTAAAGTCAAACCCGTGAATCTTGAACGGCGAAATGAGTCTCCGGTAGTGGGGCTGTCGGAGGAAGGGAAGGAATGTTAATTAACTAAATTTTTAGTCGATAAGAATAATCTTCAGATCTCTTACAAGAAAACGTGGGACGAATCGGTGGAGCGAGATATCTGGCAAGAATATCGAGTCTGCGAATCTTGAAACTACGGCAACCCCGCCAGATTCTGTACAGAAAACTTAAACGAGAATTTTTTAGGTGCGCTCCCTCTCTAATTGGCTGTGAATTGAGGAAGAGGGGGGAGAGACGCAACTATGAAACCAATAATattttggtacaaacaaaatatACAGGCATAATTCATATTCCTTGTAATACTATACATTATTTAAGCATTACCTAGCTAacatcatataatatttaatttaagacataaaaatatcatgatatTTACTTAtcgatcaattttgtgagacgcgTATTCAATTCAATATAGttaaagatattatattattttttatgtcaaaagtataatttttttttataaattataaacagTGTCAATCTGTTTCACAAATATAGATCCGTTAGATCATATAGGACATGCTTActtaaaagacaaaaacttgtgtgaaaaagtctcacatgtcgtattttgttagacgtatatcttatttgggttatccatgaaaaaatattaattttttatgctaagagtattattttttactgtGAATATCAGCAGGATTAACCCGTCTtagagataaagattcgtgggatcgtctcataagagacataCTCTACTTAATAAACCAGATATTATTAGATTtgtaattatataataattaaacataactaaatattattttttcatcatcagatttatttaatttcccaCATTTCCTCTCTTAGGccaaaaaaatttgaagaaaataCCAGTAATTGTTATGGTTATTAATACAAGGTTTATATATAATCATCCGCTAATTGATGGAATGGTTATTAATACAAGATTTATTCGGGGAATTCGGGTGTTGAAAAACATAATTTTGAGGGTTGTAAGACTCCTGGGTAACGGCGTTTTGGCAATTGGATAATTCTTGTGGCGCTAATTATAGGGACGAGAAGAGGCGAAATTGATTGGTGAAGTTAACTAATAGTTGGGACTAGCAATCGAGCCTAGTCATTCGAGTTCGActcaaataaattttgaaacacTCGAGTTCGAATATTAATTttcgagctcgattcgataacGTATCGAATTATTCGAACTCGAAAAactcaattttaaattttaaataaatatattatgagCTCGAAAAAACTTGCTAATTATTCGACCACATTCACTAACTACTCGAACTCGATTTAAGATCAAGTCGAGTTTTGATCGAACTCGAGTCGAGCTAGCCCTACTTGAAACAAATGTCTATTGCAAGATGACCTAGAGAAGCCGGTGACCGATCTTTATCAACCGGTCACATGCTATTGTCATGCCACCGACAGTTTTTTCACTGTTAGAGACTCATCTAATTTTTCTGACATAATAAGATGAAGGTGGTcaaattgtgttgttatttaattaaaagcaTCGATTTCTTAGGAGACGTGAACTCTACAAAAAACTTGAGTTATGAAATATTGTTTAAtagaaatttcaaaaaattaaaataaagccCTCTATATAAAATcgattattttttaaagtttttttttaaaaaaaatcaggcATATTCGATCCATTTCTGATTAATTTtacacatatttttaaaattacagAATTTGAAATGTTATTTATGTTACATTAGAAGTTTATTGTCTATGTTTTTCATATGAATATTAAAAACAGTTTACCCTTATAATATATGACATATATATGATGTTGTTTTAAGAgaattaaaatagtttaaaacatTAATAATCACCATATATTGCAATCATGACATCTCATATTAATTACATCAAGTATGCAATGCATGCTTAATATTTCAAATAATCTAAAGATTAATCATATGTGAAACAGTCTCACGcaaaaatttttatgatatttttttgtgATGGGTCGCAATCCAAAGTAGACTATTAGACTTGAGGATTACTTTATCTGCATATGACAAGGTCCGACAAAACCAAGAGTTTAACTTCACAATAATAGAATCAATAGACTAACTAAATTAAtttgggtttttttaaaaaatttatatttttatacttaattaattttaaatcaaaatattaaaatttttattattaaaatttcaaaatctttttaaaaaattaacttaatatttatttaattttttaaataataatttataggTTTAGCATATCTGGAGTGATAATTGAAGTCGACATACTCCAGCGTTACATGTAGAGTTGCattggagcaaacattttcaacACTACAATGGGCATGGTTATAGTTGCTCTACGCCGGCTCTATGTAATTTAAAGGAACTTAAATAAATCTCTTCCAAGAATTTATAGTAAAAAATCGAAATCGTTTGTCATCCTAATTTTAAGTACGTAACATAGAATTTGTTCAGCGTGATTTACACGGTCGACGTgataaaaaaactaaataaatcattattttattattgtagacccgacaatttttattttaatctaACTTGGATTTTTGGGAGTAGCGATATCCATTTAGAAAAATATATGTCATTATTACAAGATACtttaatataatcagaaaattttaaaaagatgtAACCTATACCcattaatattattatgatttaataattaatctTAGTTTTAGATGAATGAATTTGATCATATATTTATCCATTATTAATTTAGGTAAGGTATTACCGTCAAGCTATTAATTGCATAATTAAGAAGATTGAATGTTACGTTTTTTAAATTATTCGGACTTAAACATCGAGAATGATTGGGAGAGATGTTAGAAGGATGACGTGTCTTTGCAAAAACTGTAATTAATTAGTATTAAAATGGAAATTAAGCGATGTTCAATTTGGTGGTAGGCCTTTGTTTTTGGTTAGCTAGAGGAGACGGACCTAAGCTTGGAGAGTGATGATAACTTGGTACTTTAAAATGGATAGCAGAAATTTGATGATTGGCTTTTGATTACCAAATTTatccttattattattatttttaataatatttttttatgtagcACATCTCAggattgaatttttatatgtaatTATTTTATGGGTCAAATAGGAGGTTTTTGCAAGTTCGATGGAATCTTCTTTTCGTACTGAGGAACTTGTGCACgatcgaaaaaaaaaatccagCTTGTTTAAACATTGACCATTTCTTGTTagagtatgtcttttgtgagacggtctcacggatctttatctgtgatacgggtcaacgctaccgatattcacaataaaaaacaatactcttagcataaaaagtaatatttttcatggatgactcaaataagatatctgtttcataaaatatgacccgtgagatcgtctcacacaagtttttatcttcttattattgttttttggaGACAGAATTAATCaggatataaataaataattaataaataacacCATGTCtccattaaattaattaaaaacactAAAAATCGATGTTTTCATTTACATTTGTTGCTTTCTTCATCCAACTCAAAGAAAGAACTATTTACCTAAATATGCTTCGAAACAAAGACACGATGAAGTGTGTAGGACAATCAATTGGTTGTGTTTGCTTCAGCAGCCAAAAGGTCTTTTCTTCTTATATCTTTTTAATCCATGGAGTATTTTTACAATCCAGACAACTATTATTTAATCAATAAAGTCTATGCAAGTTTAATTGAAacaaatatcttattaaatGAGACAAACGTGGTCTTAATCCCAAAACTATTCAAACTTGAATAAAAGTCAAACATGTTATTATCCCATTTaagaataaaatcaaaattatcataataacaataataatatcatTAATAAATAAAGCATCAACTAGATAAAATTATTGGTTCGGGACAAAAAGCATTTAGCATCATCATTAGCTAAATCAATTAGAGTAATCTATCTACTAAGAAAGGGTATGAGGGAAAAAGTGAGTAGATTTCTTTCATTCATATAATTCGTCCAAACACGTGATTAGGACAAAATTTggtattattataataaatttgagTAAACCGACACTCTTTCGTTAACCATAACCTACCGACATTAGAACATCAATTCGTCACGGACCTAATGATTCGAAACagtctccaaaaaaaaaaattagtctcCACCTCATGTTATTTTTGTACAAACCAAAAATTCGTTCACCCACGGGTTCCTTCTATCAGGGGAGAAATGAGAGTACCCCGAACAAAGATTTATGTAAAATTTCCAAATAAAATATGAAGTTTAATTCACGTCGACATAAAAATTTGTAGTCGGGTTCCTACAGAAGCACAGAACAGAGACATGGAAAGGCAATGACGCCAGAAATTCCAAGGTTCAGACCACGACACTTCACTTTCAATCATTGTTTTTGACTGATAAAAGCAAATGCTGATTGGCCCACACCAAAGCTGGATACCAGTTAATAAGCAAGTCTGCGAATATGTTTAAAGATTTCATTCAATCTAATACAGCCCATGCTTTGGTTAACTCCACAACTAATATCAGGCCTCCCACCTAGATTAGTCTTTGGAGGTTCCTTTCAATATGGGTGGGTCACAATGAATACTAAAGGTTAGATATTAAATGATCATGGGGGGAAAAAGGAAAGAATATTGATATTTGGTTAAGATTTTGTGTTTAGAATGGTTTTAAGAAATGGAAGAAACTGAAATTCATCCACATCTTTGCAAATGTATATGCAGGAAGCCATTGTGTCATGTAAACTGTTCAAAAAGTGTATGCCATTGATATAAACAAGGGTAAATCTAGATTAATCGATTAGCTACTCttatctttgtatttcaaaattcataatttcgaGCTATAGCTCCCAGCAAACTGCTGCCTTCCAGTCGAAGGATCTGTCCTTTGAAAGGATTTCCTACATTATTTCTCAACAAGTGCAAGTTTTTTCTCTGCCATCATGTTGTCTAAGATTACAAGGACtaattaagtaaaataaaatcttCAAGGGACTCATAGAACATGAAACAAGAGCTTCATGGAATACCACGAGTTTAGTCTCCACAAAAGAAGACAAGTATTTTACATTGTTCTAGAGAGGTCCATTTGAAACGCCTTAAGACAATACATACGCATACTCCTAAAGTACTTTTTCGAGAAGAATTGGTGTTTCACTCTCCCCCAACTTGCCTTTTCCACGAGTCTTCCACAATCAATTCATTCACTCCCCAATCTTCATAGCTGGattacaaaaacgaaaatacagaAAAAAACTAAAACAAAGATAACAGGGAATGTACTGATGAATCCATTGAATCTTACCTTCCATCAGGGAGGTAACGACGAATAGTGAACGGTATTTTTCGCTGTCGTAGCTCCTTCATTGCAATCTAAGATAAGGTGAAAAAGATGGATGTTGTAACTAGTAAGAAAACATTACACAAAATCACATTGTAATTTCAAAGTCACTTGTAATACAAAATTCTATGTTGAGTAATTGACAAAAGCTGCCCATATTTACATGCTACATAATTATCAAACAAAAGAGTTACGAGTCTGGCATTTTTTGTCAAATTTATTCACGCCAAAGTGATGGTCAATCATACAAGAACTACTTTTTCTAACCAACCTCTACAATAATATTGGCTAAAATAACACTATTCATGTGAAAATTGAGGTTCTGGGGTTTCTCATGCAAACCAAAAACATTAATTGAGGTGCAAGGAGAAAAAATTAAAGCCATATTAAATATCTACAAAAGTGTAATGTAAATATTGAAGTTTGGAcccaactttaagcataaaaatcGGATACTAAAACGGTCAAGGTGCCACCccaaataatataatcatccATCTAAATCAAAGTAGAGGACAGTGAAACTACATTATCATGAAGAGAGTAATTTAATACAATAAACAAAGTATTGGAACTACAAAATAATAAATGAATCATAATCTTAACATTATAAAAGTTCATCACATGATTTGGAAACAGCAAGCCCAACCATGAACTAACACACACAATCCTTCATCATTAAATAGCACTAGCATTTCGTTGACCTTGTGCAGCAAACAAGTTCCAACATACTAGCCAAagcaaaaaaattgaaattcaaagaaacatttcttcccaaacttttttttaaaaaaatcaaacaaatatatgtttcaaaacaaaatcTTTTTGAGGTTTTTGTACTAAAAGGTTTTAataagaaaaacacaaaaaattcaGAGATAACAGTAAATATGCGAGATGCCCACACGGAACCTAATGCCTTCTGCGAATGGATTACGGAACTGTAGCTCGAGATTAGAAATACACGTTTGCATACAATTTTTAACACAAACAGTATATAAAGACAATAAATAGGAAAGAAAAAATTCTTGCCCAAAAAAGCACTACCAAAACATTGAGAATTTTACCTCGAGCGGGTCAGTTTCACCTTCTAATTCAACCATAACGGGAGCATTCATGCTGTGAAGCCAGAAAGAGTCTCTCAAAGCCCAAAAATAACtcgaataattaaaatttaagcaCGAATTTCCAGTCCACGGTCCCAAAAACACTTGAAAAACGAACCTTATCTGCAGAGCCCTCGTGCCCAGAATCCTAGCTCTTTCGTACTTGGtcatatattttgatgttttcCGAGGGCGTGCAATGGGTACCTGCTCCTGTTTCTCATCTCCATCGCCTTCGATCGGGTCAGGAGTGTCCTCGTTGTTATTATCTTCTTCAACTTCCGCCTCTTCCTATCAATTTTCTCACCATGACAATGAGATGAAATCCATAACCGAAAATAAAAACGTAACAAAGAATCAAACGAGATGCTCACATCAATCTCGGGTTCCATTGGCTCATCCTCGTAGCTGAGAAAAACCAACAAACCGTCATTAGTCAG
The sequence above is a segment of the Primulina tabacum isolate GXHZ01 chromosome 6, ASM2559414v2, whole genome shotgun sequence genome. Coding sequences within it:
- the LOC142548673 gene encoding DNA-directed RNA polymerases II, IV and V subunit 6A-like, with the translated sequence MADEDYEMDGGYEDEPMEPEIDEEAEVEEDNNNEDTPDPIEGDGDEKQEQVPIARPRKTSKYMTKYERARILGTRALQISMNAPVMVELEGETDPLEIAMKELRQRKIPFTIRRYLPDGSYEDWGVNELIVEDSWKRQVGGE